GAGGAGCTAAAGGCCCAGCTAGCCGCCGATGCCGAACAGGCGCGCAGGATGATGGATGGGCCGCGATAGTGGACGAGGGTGCTTGTTCTATTGACCTAGTGGCCATTTCGCATCGATGGTGTCCTCCCCCCTGACTGTCCCGTTCCGGAAGCCGTGGGGATGGGGGCTATGTGCTGCAGGCCGCGGGCGAGGAGGCTGGTGCAGGTGTTTCCGGCGGGGCGTGGTAGTGTAAGAAGATCTCTACTTTTTCTTGATAAAAAGTACCAAAAACCAAGGGCTGTGCCAGGCCTTGGCAGGCGGAACTTTCGCGAGGACGATGCGGAAACAGCAGGATACAACCCGCGATACTACCCGCGGGGGTTCCCCGCCAAAAAGAACGCGCTTCGCTCAAACAGCTTTTTGTTTTGCCGCTACGGCTCCGCCCCCCTTCCGGGCGCTAGCCTGGCAAGGCCCGGGGAAAACTGAATTTATATTAAACTGAAAAGCAGGAAGATTAGTGATATAAATTACTATTTCCAAAGTGGAACATTCCTATTTTTTTCGATTAAAAGTCCCTCGTAAACAAAACGCCCATATTCTCTTGTTATATTATATTGGTCCTTATAAGTCCAGTATTTTCTGAATGAATTTTTGCAAAAAAGTGCATTGTAGTACTCAGCCCATTTATAGAGTTCAGCAAAACTAGAAAAGGGATATTGATCAACAATATAGTATAAATAGCCCATCATTATATCATTGTAATTTATTACTATATTACATTCCTTCCATTGATATTCATATTTTTTAGTATTTAGACTATCATAGTATAATTCATACTTATTTCTTTTTACACGGACTGTTAGATATACATACTCGAATATATCGGTAAATACATATGAAAATCTCAATCTCTTCTGTGGGTCATTGCATCTTTCAATACATGGATGAATGTCATAAAAAATAATACTATCATTAATGATTATTTGTACCGAATCAAGATCAAAATCCGCACCAAAGAAGAAGTGCAAAGTATCTCGCTCCATAGTATAAGACAACAAGGGTACAAAAAAAACTATGCTAAAAAATAATCTCGTTATCATTATTTATTCCTCGATGGTTTAGGAGCTTCTGGTCTATCGGGTATATCAGACTTAGGAGAAGCATTGGGATTAATCCCTCCATTACCTAAATCCTCAGAAGTAGGCAAACCCTCATAAATAAGCTCAATTTGCTCAATGCTAATATCTATTTCCGGCTCTTGATCCCCTATTTGACTGGAATTCATGACATTACCAGGTATGCGTGGAAAATTATGCTCTAACCCTGCGGTATGCCCGCCCTCGTGTATAGAAACAGCCATAATCTGGATCATATCTGTAATGAGCGAATTGTTTTTTTCTAAGTCATAAACGGCTATTCGGATCCTGTTTATTGACGGACTACCGACTTTGTCCGCTTTACCAAGTATTATATCCTTATTATTACGCTGTTCTATGGCATCAACAAATTCCAGATAAAAGCCATCGCTTACATTTCCATACTCGTCAAAGCGGACTTTCTCTGCCTCATCAGCTGACAGGAATTCTACACTTACATTCAATATATATTGTATCCTCTGACCACTAGTCGAAATTCGTTCACCAGAAAATTCACTACCCATTCCCTGAATAAATGCCATGGTATGGGGTAAAATGTTTAAGTTACCCTCATCTACTATATTACCTAATGCATCCACAGTAGCAGGCTTTGTAGCATGATTAATAACCTTTACGTGGAGGCTCATATTCCTGAGAATTGTACCATCAGGAAGTAACTGTTCGGTAGCCTTTGACCACTCAAGCCCATCCAGATCAACGCCATCTATGGGTCTATTCATTGCAAATGGATATGGACTCCATGAGGGGTACTGCCGCAGTAAGGGATCCACAGTCAGGAAGCGGCCCAGGGCGGGATTATACAGCCGGAAGCCGTAATCCTCGATCAGCTGGGGGCCCCAGTCGGTGTCATTTTCCTTGCCGTTAAAGCCGAAACGATACGCAGCCATGGAGAAACTCCGCCCCTCCATGGCTGCACCGAATGCAGTATAATCCTGGGCCTGCGCTACCTGCGCCACCCCTGGCGGGGCGCCATTTCCGCGTGTGCGGCACCTGGCTGGGCGGGGTGGTTGCTCGCGTATCATGCGGCCTGCTAGGGCTGGTTGTTCATTTCGTAGTGCTTGTTTCCACGTTTGTAAAGGTAATTATTTTGCTTCACGTCTACGTTGCGTGGGTTGTCGCGGCAGTTCAGCAGGGGGGGAGCAGGTAGGGGTTCCAGTGGGTGTAGGTTTCGGGCTGGGCCCAGAATCAGGCTGAAAAAGCCAGTATTATTTAGGTTCTTTGCAGTTATTCCTGTTGTTTTTGTTTGTATGAACCCTGTCGCACGTTTTGCCGAGGCCCTGCTTGCCTATCCCCACCACACGGCCATACAGGCCCGTGGCAGCAGCTATAGCTACCATCAGCTTGCCCAGCTGGTTACGGCCATCCAGCAGCGGCTCAGCCTGCATGCCTTGCCCGACCGGGTGGGCGTGCTTACGGGCGATGAAGCCCATACCTATGCAGCCCTGCTTGCCATCATGGGCCTGGGCAAAACCTATGTACCCCTAAACCGGCACCACCCGGCCGAGCGCAATGCGCAGATTATAGCCGATGCAGGCCTCAGCCTCATTCTGGCTGCCGAGCCCGATCAGATAGCGGGGTCGCTGCCGGCAGCTACCCCCCTGCTGAGCCTGGACAACCTGCCCCTGGCCGAGGGGCAGCCCGAGGTGCAGGCCGTGCGGCCCGATGACCTGGCGTACATCCTCTTCACCAGCGGCAGCACCGGCCGGCCCAAGGGGGTGCCCATTACCTATCAGGCCCTGCACCACTTCCTGCATACCGTTACGGATCCGGCCCTGTGGCAGCTGGGCCCCGAGGATCGGTTCCTGCAGATGTTCGACCTCACCTTCGACCTCTCGGTGTACAGCTACCTGGTGCCCCTGTGCATGGGGGCCAGTACCTACATTGTGCCGCACACGGGCATCAGCTATATGCACATTTATAGCCTGCTGGAAGAGGAGGCGCTGACCATTGCCCTGATGGTACCCAGTGTGCTGGCCTATCTGCGGCCATTCTTCGACGAGATCCGGCTGCCAGCCCTGCGCTACAGCCTCTTCTGTGGCGAGGCCCTGCCCCACACCCTGGCTGCCGACTGGTACCGCTGCCTGCCCCATGCGCGGCTAGAGAATGTGTATGGCCCCACCGAGGCCACCATCTTCTGCCTGCGCTACCCCTGGCAGCCCGCTGCGGCCGAGGCCGAGAGCCACCAGGGTGTGGTGCCCATAGGCCAGCCTATGCCCGGGGTGCACACCTGCGTGGTGGATGAGGATGGACAGCCCGTGGCGGCAGGCAGTGTGGGCGAGCTGTGCCTGGCAGGGGTGCAGCTCACCCCCGGCTACTGGCAGCAGCCGCAGCTAAGTAGCCGCGCCTTTTTTGCCCACGCTGGCACCCGCTACTACCGCACGGGCGACCGCGTGCGCCTGAATGAGCACGGAAACTACCTGTACCTGGGCCGCACAGACCAGCAGGTGAAGATAGACGGATACCGGGTAGAGCTGGGCGAGATAGAGCACCATGCCCGCCAATACACGGGCCTAGCCCAGCTGGCAGTGGTGCCGGTTAGCCAGGGTAGCAGCACCAGCCTGCACCTGTACCTGGAGGGCTACACGGGCCCCCTGGAGCCCCTACGGGCCCACCTGGCCAGCCAGCTGCCCCCCTACATGCAGCCCCGCGCCATCCACACCCTGGCGCGCCTGCCCCTGAATGCAAATGGAAAAATAGACCGAAAAGCCCTGGCCAGCCAGGCACTGCAGGCCCAGTAGCAGCCATCCGGCACCCCGCAGGGAGCCCGGCACCGCTGCACGGCCCCCTTGTCTTTACCGCCCAGCCTCCCTTTCTTGCTTGTGTAATGATTACCAATAACTCCACCCGCCCAATTATCCGCCCAGCTACCGAGGCCGATGTGCCCTTTCTGGCCTGGGTACTGCTGCAGGCCGAGGCCAGCGGCACCCAGGTCATCAGCTATCAGCGCCTGTTCCAGCTGGCAGACAACGAGCTACAAGACCTGGTGACCACCCTGCTGGAAGAGGAGATAGCGGGCTGCGACCTGAGCTACGTAAACTATGCCATAGCCGAGGTGGATGGCCAGCCTGCCGGGGCCTGTGCCGCCTGGATAGAGGCCCAGAGCCACGCCCCCTGCCAGCTGATACGCGGCCAGATGCTGGCCTATGCGCTGGGGCCCGAGCGCCTGCAGGCTGCCAAACCCAGGCTGGACATCCTGGCCGAGCTGAACCTGAACCGCACACCCGGCAGCCTGCAGCTAGAGAGCTTTGCCGTGCGGCCCGAATACCGTGGCAGGCAGATAAGCACACAGCTGATACACCACCACCTGCAGCACTACCAGGCCGCACACCCGGCTCTCGCCCTGGCCGAGATACAGCTGATGGCCGAGAATGAGACGGCCCTGCACGCCTACCTGAAAGCAGGCTTTGAAGTAGCCGAACGCAGAAATTCTGCACATCCCGATATTACCCGGCTGCTACCCGGTAGGGAGAAAATCCTGCTGCGCAGGGCCCTCCGCTAAGCGCCATACACGGGCTTTTACCTATATTTAGCCCACATTGTACGTTTTACGATTTGCACAACGGATGAGAACCGATATTCAAGAGAAGCTCAATACCCTCTTTCGCCAGGTTTTTCAGGACAACCAGATAGAGGTGCGGGCAGACATGACGGCCGCCGACGTGGCCAGCTGGGATAGCCTAAACCACATGACGATGATACAGGCTGTGGAGAAGGCCTTTGGCGTAAAATTTAAGCTCAAGGAAATAACCAAAATGCAGAATGTAGGCGATATGGCCCGCCTGATTGAGGAAAAAGGAGCCTAGCCCCGCTGGATGAGGGGAGGGGCACGGTCGGTACCCCTGTCGTGCAGCAGTGCCTTTACCCGGGCCCTACGCTACGAGAATTGCAAATCTGTGAAGAACTACGCACCCATAGCCCTGGCTACCCTGGCCCTGGCCCTGGCCCTACTGCTGGGGCTGGCAGCCTGCTACCCCTGGCTGCAGCAGTGGCAGGCCCGCTATGAGACGCGCGTACAGCTGAACGGACAGGCCGTAGACCTGGCCCTCAAGTATCAGGATCTGGACCGCATCTTTACCTTCCTGCGGCCCGAAGAGGCCCGACAGGCCCGGCAGCAGATAGCCCGGCTGATAGCGCGCGAAAAGAAGCCCAGCCCGCCCGGGGCCAATGCACAGGACGTAGACTCGGGCGACTCGGCCAAGATCATCAACCCCATCTACCAGGGGCAGCACGCACTGGATGGTTTTTTTATGGCACTGGGCCAGCTGCAGGCCCAGCCCCAGCCACTGCGCATAGCCCACTATGGCGATAGCCAGATAGAGGGAGACCGCCTGACGGTATTCCTGCGTGCCCTCTTTCAGCAGCGCTTCGGCGGGCGGGGTATCGGCTATGTGCCCATGGCCGAGCCAGCCACCAGCCAGAATTTTGTACAGCGCGAGCATACCAACTTTGTGCGCTATTCTGTCTTTCACAACAAGCTGAAGAGCGGCGAGTACGCCCTGGGCGGGTGTATGTGGCGGCTGCCCAAGGGTACGGAGCAGGGCTACTATGCCTTTGAGCTGGCAAAGGGCGTAGCCTACGACCAGCTGAAGCTGATGTGGGGCAATGCCCCCACGGCCTGGCAGCTGCGGGTATACCTGGGCAACGACTCGCTCCTCTACACCGAGGAGCTGCCTGCCGCCGCAGGCTTCCAGCTTACACAGCTGCGCATACCGGCCGGCAGCCGCAAGCTACGCCTGGAAATACTGGCACCGGCCAGCCCCGACCTGTATGGCCTCCTCTTCGATGGCAATACAGGCCTTACGGTAGACAACTATAGCATACGCGGCCATGCCGGAAATGGCCTGCTAGAGATCAGCAGTGGCTTTATGCAGCAGCAGTATGCCCGCCTGAATACCAAGCTGGTGATCCTGCAGTATGGGGGCAATGTAGTGCCCTACATCGATGTGGAAGACTTTGGCTGGCTAGAGCAGGCCAACTATAACTTGATCCGAAAGTTTCGCAGCCTATTGCCCGATGCCAGCATCCTGGTCATTGGCGTGGGTGATGCCGCCTACAAGAATAAGGAGGGCGAGCTAACCACCTGGCCTACGGTGGAGAAGATACGCAATGCCCAGAAGCGGGCCGCGCTGCGTGCCGGCGTGGCCTTTTGGGATCTGTGGCGCGTAATGGGGGGCCCAGGCAGCATCGTAGCCTGGGCCGCCCATAATCCCCCCCTGGCGGGCGAGGACTATGCCCACCTGACCTGGCATGGCCAGCGCCTGATTGCCACCGCGCTTTTTCAATCGCTCATGCATGAGTACGAACGCTTCCGGCAGCGGCTGGCAGCTACGCATACCGCCACACACGGGCCGGGCACAGCACCCACTATGCAGGCCCGAAAACCAAACCTGGCTAATCAAAATCACGTAAACCAATGACAGCTGTATGAGGAGGATCCATTCTATTGCACGTATTGGCTTGCTGTTCATCCCGGTGCTATTTCTGGCATGGACACATGCCGGGAATGGCGGGCTACCCTATGCCGGCAAATACTGGGCACCTACCGATAGTGTAGACCAGGCCGCGTATATCGGGCGAAAAATTGCCTTTCGGGATAAGTATTCTTTCCTGGACTACGACCACAACTACATCCAGTGGGCCAATTCTCTGGCAGTGAATAACTTCTTTGAGAAACTGAAGAATAGCCGCCAGCAAAAGGTAAAAGTGGTGCACATCGGCGACAGCCATGTGCAGGCCGACATCGGCACCGGCCATATACGAAACCTGCTACAGGATGTATTTGGCCCCGGGGGAAGGGGGCTTATCTTCCCCTACGCCACCGCCAAAACCCACCCGGGTGTGGACTACCAGACGTACAGTTACGGAAAGTGGACCTCGGCCCGAAACGTACAGCTGGCACCCCAGCTGCCCCTGGGCACCACGGGCGTGAGTGCCCGCACCGAGGACCAGACGGCTGTATTCAAGATTGTGTTTAACCGATACTACAATGACGTAAACGCCCGGGTGCTGAAGATTTTCTGCGATGCCTCCGAGCAGACCTTCGACCTCAAGCTGCGATACGGAACCGACCCGGCAGATACACTCACCCTCCGCCCACACCACCGCCCACAGGGCGCTCCCTACCTGCTAGCCCACCTACCCAAAAGCCCCGGTATGCTGGAGTGCAGCATGCTGAAGGCAAATGACCGGCAGCGCTATTTCCAGCTATACGGCATTAGCCTGGAGACGGAAGACGATGCAGGCATCCTGTACCACAGTGTGGGCATAAATGGGGCTGCCTTTGGCCATGTGCTGAAGCAGGGGCGGATGGAAGAGGAGCTGGGTGCTATACAGCCTGACCTGGTGGTGATAGACCTGGCCGGCAATGAATTCTACCTGGGCCTGGACGAAACTAGCTTTCGTGAGCGGCTAACCCAGGTGGTGAAGGTGGTCCGACAGGCCGCGCCTGCCGCCAGCATCCTCATTACCTGCTCGCAAGACATCTATCGTAGCTACTATGTCAACATCGGAGAGGCCGAAAGAGCCGCCGAGATCTCAAAAGAG
Above is a genomic segment from Bacteroidota bacterium containing:
- a CDS encoding RHS repeat-associated core domain-containing protein, with protein sequence MIREQPPRPARCRTRGNGAPPGVAQVAQAQDYTAFGAAMEGRSFSMAAYRFGFNGKENDTDWGPQLIEDYGFRLYNPALGRFLTVDPLLRQYPSWSPYPFAMNRPIDGVDLDGLEWSKATEQLLPDGTILRNMSLHVKVINHATKPATVDALGNIVDEGNLNILPHTMAFIQGMGSEFSGERISTSGQRIQYILNVSVEFLSADEAEKVRFDEYGNVSDGFYLEFVDAIEQRNNKDIILGKADKVGSPSINRIRIAVYDLEKNNSLITDMIQIMAVSIHEGGHTAGLEHNFPRIPGNVMNSSQIGDQEPEIDISIEQIELIYEGLPTSEDLGNGGINPNASPKSDIPDRPEAPKPSRNK
- a CDS encoding amino acid adenylation domain-containing protein yields the protein MNPVARFAEALLAYPHHTAIQARGSSYSYHQLAQLVTAIQQRLSLHALPDRVGVLTGDEAHTYAALLAIMGLGKTYVPLNRHHPAERNAQIIADAGLSLILAAEPDQIAGSLPAATPLLSLDNLPLAEGQPEVQAVRPDDLAYILFTSGSTGRPKGVPITYQALHHFLHTVTDPALWQLGPEDRFLQMFDLTFDLSVYSYLVPLCMGASTYIVPHTGISYMHIYSLLEEEALTIALMVPSVLAYLRPFFDEIRLPALRYSLFCGEALPHTLAADWYRCLPHARLENVYGPTEATIFCLRYPWQPAAAEAESHQGVVPIGQPMPGVHTCVVDEDGQPVAAGSVGELCLAGVQLTPGYWQQPQLSSRAFFAHAGTRYYRTGDRVRLNEHGNYLYLGRTDQQVKIDGYRVELGEIEHHARQYTGLAQLAVVPVSQGSSTSLHLYLEGYTGPLEPLRAHLASQLPPYMQPRAIHTLARLPLNANGKIDRKALASQALQAQ
- a CDS encoding GNAT family N-acetyltransferase, whose protein sequence is MITNNSTRPIIRPATEADVPFLAWVLLQAEASGTQVISYQRLFQLADNELQDLVTTLLEEEIAGCDLSYVNYAIAEVDGQPAGACAAWIEAQSHAPCQLIRGQMLAYALGPERLQAAKPRLDILAELNLNRTPGSLQLESFAVRPEYRGRQISTQLIHHHLQHYQAAHPALALAEIQLMAENETALHAYLKAGFEVAERRNSAHPDITRLLPGREKILLRRALR
- a CDS encoding acyl carrier protein, encoding MRTDIQEKLNTLFRQVFQDNQIEVRADMTAADVASWDSLNHMTMIQAVEKAFGVKFKLKEITKMQNVGDMARLIEEKGA
- a CDS encoding LysM peptidoglycan-binding domain-containing protein, producing the protein MRRIHSIARIGLLFIPVLFLAWTHAGNGGLPYAGKYWAPTDSVDQAAYIGRKIAFRDKYSFLDYDHNYIQWANSLAVNNFFEKLKNSRQQKVKVVHIGDSHVQADIGTGHIRNLLQDVFGPGGRGLIFPYATAKTHPGVDYQTYSYGKWTSARNVQLAPQLPLGTTGVSARTEDQTAVFKIVFNRYYNDVNARVLKIFCDASEQTFDLKLRYGTDPADTLTLRPHHRPQGAPYLLAHLPKSPGMLECSMLKANDRQRYFQLYGISLETEDDAGILYHSVGINGAAFGHVLKQGRMEEELGAIQPDLVVIDLAGNEFYLGLDETSFRERLTQVVKVVRQAAPAASILITCSQDIYRSYYVNIGEAERAAEISKEVAFANNCAFYDYYHITGGRYSMLKWRSFQLAKQDRIHLTYEGYQLKGELFANALLTSYHQYLLGYYQMPFVAESLPTPRFSSSPKVAPYQPVQTPSLPATATASTYTPPSPPAGVKAQYYTVQSGDVLGSIAEKYGVSVYQLRVWNGISGNLIRVGQRLTVYSNQAVSQAPAAAAQNPSPAAVARSTGAYHTVQAGETLYGISRRYGVSVSAIMQLNGLRGSDIRPGQRLRVK